From one Pecten maximus chromosome 8, xPecMax1.1, whole genome shotgun sequence genomic stretch:
- the LOC117332079 gene encoding uncharacterized protein LOC117332079 — translation MRDFLTLLVCLELVLGSVGYILPDTRTCINNGREYLIGDEVHISTRVTCVCLLTPSTGEIYLGNCARGNRSRRQKYPTPAPPTSTTMFSTKSPPPFTTRAPPDPKSTRGPSLPTTEGTTLAPPPIG, via the exons ATGAGAGACTTTTTGACGTTACTGGTGTGTTTGGAGCTAGTGTTAGGGAGTGTTGGATACATTTTACCAG aTACACGTACGTGCATTAATAATGGACGCGAATATTTGATTGGTGATGAAGTACACATCTCCACACGTGTCACGTGCGTTTGTCTCCTGACGCCATCTACTGGTGAAATTTATCTAGGAAATTGTGCGCGTGGTAACAGGTCTCGTCGTCAAAAATATCCAACTCCGGCTCCGCCCACGAGCACTACCATGTTCTCAACGAAATCCCCGCCACCATTCACTACCAGAGCACCACCTGACCCGAAAAGTACCAGAGGGCCTTCATTACCCACCACGGAAGGTACCACATTGGCGCCACCACCTATTGGATAA